A region of Bremerella alba DNA encodes the following proteins:
- a CDS encoding DUF1559 domain-containing protein, with the protein MVFIKRDAVPRDGFTLVELLVVIAIIGVLVALLLPAVQQARESARRMQCSNRMKQLGLALHNYHGTYNAFPGLRIQVEPAHPSGFVALLPYVEQTAVWDKITSASTPFGTNWNPAEQKTLIPELLCPSDPNWTSRTNSSDRKPRSYHFCLGDSIRQNHRGDSSKRGMFVDLENRDFSDLTDGTSNTLALSEVVVGSMTVTRKLRGSVAVTPGINTNPSSPADCWAARGPNGEVDSAVSVSAESYIHRAPGSRWAEGRAFFGGFTTVLPPNAPRCSIADSDDHWGVWTPSSYHPGGVLAGRADGSTQFIAETIDSGDPTEFEVSSGRSPFGVWGALGSINGSETVSIP; encoded by the coding sequence ATGGTATTCATCAAACGAGATGCCGTGCCCCGAGATGGCTTTACGCTTGTAGAACTTCTTGTGGTGATCGCCATCATTGGTGTCTTGGTCGCGCTACTTCTACCGGCGGTGCAACAAGCCCGAGAGTCCGCTCGGCGCATGCAATGTTCCAACCGTATGAAGCAGTTGGGACTCGCCCTGCACAACTATCACGGCACGTACAATGCTTTCCCTGGTCTTAGAATTCAAGTCGAGCCGGCGCATCCGAGCGGTTTTGTGGCATTGCTTCCCTATGTCGAGCAAACGGCAGTCTGGGACAAGATCACCAGTGCGAGTACACCGTTCGGAACCAATTGGAATCCTGCCGAACAAAAGACGTTGATTCCAGAATTGTTGTGCCCCTCAGATCCAAACTGGACATCGCGTACCAATTCCTCGGATCGTAAGCCTCGTAGTTACCATTTTTGCTTAGGGGATAGCATTCGCCAGAATCATCGGGGCGACTCCTCAAAGCGTGGCATGTTCGTTGATTTGGAAAATCGAGATTTCAGCGATCTAACCGATGGGACGAGTAATACGCTTGCGTTGAGTGAAGTAGTCGTCGGATCGATGACTGTGACTAGAAAACTTCGTGGTAGTGTTGCCGTAACGCCAGGCATCAATACGAATCCCTCAAGTCCTGCGGATTGCTGGGCCGCTAGGGGGCCCAATGGTGAAGTCGATTCGGCCGTCTCTGTTTCGGCCGAGTCTTATATTCACCGAGCCCCGGGAAGCCGTTGGGCGGAAGGACGCGCCTTCTTCGGTGGGTTCACGACGGTCCTGCCACCAAACGCTCCGCGGTGCTCGATAGCCGACAGCGATGATCACTGGGGTGTGTGGACCCCCAGCAGTTATCATCCCGGAGGTGTTCTCGCAGGCCGCGCTGATGGTTCAACGCAGTTCATTGCCGAGACAATCGACTCAGGCGACCCGACCGAGTTCGAGGTCAGTTCCGGCAGAAGTCCATTCGGTGTCTGGGGAGCACTCGGTTCTATTAACGGCAGCGAAACGGTAAGCATTCCATAA